The segment CTGACCAAAGCGATCGCAATATTCCACCTCTACCCACTGATAACGGGGAACTAACCCCCGTACCCCAGGAACACTCAGGCATCCCTCCCAATCTTTCACCATTTCCTGAGAATGGGACAAAATACGGGGATTAATCATAGCGATGGGGTCCATGTTGGGGGCGTTGGGATAGCGAGGATTAGGATGGGATGCGAGAATAAAAAGGCGCAACGAGTGAGAGACTTGAGGCGCAGCAATTCCTACCCCTGACGCTTCTAGGGTTTTAGCGATCAATGCGTCAATCAACCCTTGTAGATTAGGATCACGAATTTGCGTGATCTCTTGGGCTTGTTGTCGTAAAATAGGATTTCCTAATTCAGCAATGGTTAAAGACTTGTTCATTATCAAGGGCAATGAGAAATTAAGAATAGGCTAATAACTAATTCGGCAATTGTCTCATAACTTAACATATT is part of the Rippkaea orientalis PCC 8801 genome and harbors:
- the def gene encoding peptide deformylase, encoding MNKSLTIAELGNPILRQQAQEITQIRDPNLQGLIDALIAKTLEASGVGIAAPQVSHSLRLFILASHPNPRYPNAPNMDPIAMINPRILSHSQEMVKDWEGCLSVPGVRGLVPRYQWVEVEYCDRFGQFQQQKLTDFVARIFQHELDHLNGLIFLDRVKNPEDLQDLTNQSIQGHSEKP